Proteins encoded within one genomic window of Gadus macrocephalus chromosome 18, ASM3116895v1:
- the LOC132447037 gene encoding myoferlin-like isoform X1 has product MGATIDLVIAYDPPPNANPQGGGDTMVDSGGGGEEGTDAGPPAHAGGSGGVVAFRRRDRSSRSHLANKPQDFQIRVRVIEGRQLLGNNVKPVVKVNVSGETHRTRIRRGNNPFFDEVFFYNVHMLPSELFDKSINIRVYDSYSLRADALMGEFMVDVGYVYDEPAHCVIRKWLLLSDPEDHSSGAKGYLKVSVFIVGAGEEPPVDTGEAGGEEDDIESNLLLPAGLALRWATLSLKVFRAEDVPQMDDAFLQSMKGIFGESPGKKNLVDPFLEASFAGQKLCTSVMEKNANPEWNQVLSLQVKFPSMCECIKLTIMDWDRLTRNDAIGTTHLNLAKIASSGGEIEDTHSGNGDSNTGESEVGFLPAFGPCYINLYGSPREFTGLPDPYADLNYGKGEGVAYRGRVLVQLSTQLEGKADKAVDDISSDHILVTQKYQRRRKYCLCAVFHNASMIHDPGEPIQFEVSIGNYGNKLDNTCKPFASTTQYSCAVFDGNRYYYLPWAATKPVVVVNSFWEDISHRLDTINIILFITRRLISNLDLLKNTISAKASDREQVEVWVKLLTQLEEDLESYPLPELEGQAHLTSLDLQLKKLRDSAMATIRGAARQMREDTKQIRDCVADIEGWVEKLTQLAEEPQNSMPDVFIWMLRGEKRVAYSRVPAHQVLFSMHSEQACGQFCGNTQTIFMQYPMDKNKGLKVPVQIRVNMWLGLSSEEMKFNSFSEGTFSVFAELYENQAELFGKWGTTGLVGRYNYSDVTGKMKLKQQYFLPPRGWEWEEEWFVDPQKSLLTEADAGHTEFMDEVFENETRYPGGDWKPASEHYTDVNGEKNQSLREFALPEGWSWEDVWTADLNRAVDEQGWEYGVTIPTDDKPRSWAPVEKMYHVHRRKRMVRPRKRAEPPAGGAAEKRDRGDPEGWEFSSLIGWNFHRKERSSDTFRRRRWSRKMAPEDRLGAAAIFKLEGALGVNTEEKESSDSTKAFGANTPTVSCSFDNVFVYHLRVYVYQARELASMDKDSFSDPFAHVSFLHLSKTTEKLKSTLNPTWDQTLIFNDLEIYGDPQSMARDPPKVVLEFYDYDQVGNDELLGRTVFPPLVELSSNRDRTPKLLWYPIMQKGHRAGEALLAAELILKDKNAPIDLPLVPPMRSLNLYMVPQGIRPVVQLTAVEILVWGLRNMKPYELAAVASPSLVVECGGQRVESAVIRNMKKSPNFPSSVLFIQVYLPKDEMYTPPIVLKVIDHRPFGRKPVVGQCTISSLERFRCDPHVITAEGSMANKMSLMSSTAPHLSISMDENRPLLEAQFMHSMSAALDKMATPASHFEKETEDWWSKFYASMGDRERCGEYLQKGYDTLEAYDNELEDLPEFNGLTDFCDTFKLERGKKQSKDSDPDVVGEFKGSFRVYPLSDDPGVMAPPRQFRELPDSGPQECLVRVYIIRAIDLQPKDNNGRCDPYIKITLGRNRIDDSDHYVPNNTNPVFGKMFEMSCYLPQEKDLKISVYDYDLLTRDEKVGETVIDLENRFLSRFNSYCGLPQTYCISGVNQWRDQMKPSQILDNVARLKGLSKPRTEDNGNTLTFMGRDYTLAEFEANKEVHQHLGPARERMCLHVLRTQGLVPEHVETRTLYSSFQPSLSQGRLQMWVDVFPKSLGVPGPPFDITPRKAKKNILRVIVWNTTDVTLDETSITGEHMSDIYVKGWMPGMEEEKQKTDVHYRSLDGDGNFNWRFIFNFDYLPAEQLCLVSKKEHFWNLDKSEFRIPPKLIVQIWDNDKFSLDDYLGVVELDLRSLIPPAKTPEKCSMEMMERGPDKSKSQQAQSQQAQSLLAQKSVRGWWPCTIDKDGKKELGGKVEMTLEIVGDEDADEKPAGKGRDEPNMNPRLEPPNRPDTSFFWFTSPCKAMKFIVWRRFRCLFIMLILLVIVGLFLGILLYSLPNYISMKIVNPMG; this is encoded by the exons GCTACAATCGACCTGGTTATCGCCTATGACCCACCTCCCAACGCTAACCCCCAGGGAGGGGGCGATACCATGGTGGACTCCG gtggtgggggtgaggaggggactGACGCGGGCCCCCCTGCTCATGCTGGAGGTTCTGGAGGGGTAGTAGCATTCCGGCGGCGTGATCGGAGTTCCAGGAGTCACCTGGCTAACAAACCACAGGACTTCCAG ATCCGTGTCCGTGTGATTGAGGGCCGTCAGTTGCTAGGCAACAACGTCAAACCGGTGGTGAAGGTGAACGTGAGTGGAGAGACCCACAGGACGAGGATAAGGAGAGGCAACAACCCCTTCTTCGATGAG GTCTTCTTCTACAATGTACACATGTTGCCATCAGAGCTGTTTGATAAGAGCATCAACATTCGT GTGTACGACTCCTACTCTCTCAGGGCGGATGCCCTCATGGGGGAGTTTATG GTGGACGTTGGTTACGTCTATGATGAACCTG cccACTGTGTCATAAGAAAGTGGCTCCTGCTAAGCGACCCAGAGGACCACAGCTCCGGGGCCAAAGGTTACCTGAAGGTCAGCGTCTTCATCGTTGGAGCAGGGGAAGAACCACCG GTTGATACAGGGGAGGCCGGGGGTGAGGAGGATGACATAGAGAGTAACCTGCTCCTGCCAGCCGGGCTGGCCCTGCGCTGGGCCACGCTGTCCCTCAAGGTGTTCCGGGCGGAGGACGTTCCCCAGA TGGACGATGCGTTCCTCCAGAGCATGAAGGGGATCTTTGGGGAAAGCCCGGGCAAGAAGAACCTGGTGGACCCTTTCTTGGAGGCTTCCTTCGCTGGTCAGAAG TTGTGCACCTCCGTCATGGAGAAGAACGCTAATCCAGAATGGAACCAAGTGCTGAGCCTTCAAGTCAAG TTCCCCTCCATGTGTGAGTGCATCAAGTTGACCATAATGGACTG GGACCGGCTGACCCGGAACGACGCCATTGGAACCACCCACCTGAACCTGGCCAAGATCGCCTCTTCTGGAGGGGAGATCGAAG ACACACATTCAGGAAACGGTGATT CCAACACAGGGGAGTCTGAGGTGGGCTTCCTGCCTGCCTTCGGGCCCTGCTACATCAACCTCTACGGCAGCCCCAGAGAGTTCACGGGTCTGCCTGATCCCTATGCCGACCTCAACTATGGCAAG GGAGAGGGTGTGGCCTACAGGGGCAGGGTTTTGGTTCAGCTCTCCACCCAGCTGGAGGGGAAAGCAGACAAGGCTGTGGACGACATCAGCAGCGACCACATCCTGGTGACCCAG AAATACCAGCGAAGGAGGAAGTACTGCCTCTGTGCGGTCTTCCACAATGCCAGCATGATCCATGATCCTGGCGAGCCAATCCAGTTCGAGGTCAGCATCGGTAACTATGGAAACAAACTGGACAACACCTGCAAGCCATTCGCCTCCACCACCCAGTACAGCTGTGCAGTGTTTGACG GTAACCGCTACTACTACCTGCCCTGGGCGGCCACCAAACCAGTGGTGGTCGTGAACTCGTTCTGGGAAGACATCTCCCATCGGCTGGACACCATCAacatcatcctcttcatcacccGGCGGCTG ATATCGAACCTGGACCTCCTTAAAAACACCATCAGTGCCAAAGCCTCAGACAGAGAGCAGGTGGAGGTTTGGGTGAAGTTACTGACTCAACTCGAAGAAGACCTAGAAAG CTATCCACTACCCGAGCTGGAGGGACAGGCACACCTGACCTCTCTGGACCTCCAGCTGAAGAAGCTCCGAGACAGCGCCATGGCAACCATCCGAGGGGCAGCCAGGCAGATGAGGGAGGATACCAAGCAGATCAGAGACTGTGTGGCAGACATTGAGGGCTGGGTGGAGAAACTCACACAGCTGGCTGAGGAG CCTCAGAACAGCATGCCAGACGTGTTCATCTGGATgctgagaggggagaagagggtggCCTACAGCCGAGTCCCCGCCCACCAGGTGCTGTTCTCCATGCACAGCGAGCAGGCCTGTGGGCAGTTCTGTGGAAACACTCAGACCATCTTCATGCAG TACCCCATGGACAAGAACAAGGGGCTCAAGGTGCCGGTGCAGATCAGGGTCAACATGTGGCTTGGCCTGTCCTCAGAGGAGATGAAGTTCAACTCCTTCTCAGAGGGAACTTTCAGTGTCTTTGCTGAGTTG TATGAGAACCAGGCTGAGTTGTTCGGGAAGTGGGGAACCACTGGACTAGTGGGGCGCTACAATTACTCAGACGTCACTGGCAAGATGAAGCTGAAGCAGCAGTACTTTTTGCCCCCTAGGGGATGGGAGTGGGAAGAGGAGTGGTTTGTCGATCCCCAGAAAAG TCTGTTGACTGAGGCGGACGCAGGACACACAGAGTTCATGGACGAGGTGTTTGAGAACGAGACCCGCTACCCAGGAGGGGACTGGAAGCCCGCCTCAGAACACTACACTGATGTG AACGGGGAGAAGAACCAGAGTCTCAGAGAGTTTGCTCTTCCCGAGGGGTGGAGCTGGGAGGACGTGTGGACAGCAGACCTGAACAGGGCTGTGGACGAGCAGG GATGGGAGTATGGGGTGACTATTCCCACAGATGACAAGCCTCGGTCGTGGGCGCCCGTGGAGAAGATGTACCATGTCCACCGCAGAAAAAGGATGGTCCGCCCCCGCAAGAGGGCagagccccctgctggtggCGCTGCAGAG AAACGGGACAGAGGTGACCCTGAGGGCTGGGAGTTCtcttctctgattggctggaattTCCACAGGAAGGAGCGTTCATCGGATACATTCCGTCGCAGGCGCTGGAGTAGAAAGATGGCACCGGAAGACCGTCTGGGAGCGGCGGCCATCTTTAAACTAGAGGGAGCATTG ggtgtgaacacagaggagaaggagagctcTGACAGCACGAAGGCATTCGGAGCCAACACACCCACTGTGTCCTGCTCTTTTGACA atgtgtttgTCTACCATCTCCGTGTGTATGTCTACCAAGCAAGAGAGCTGGCGTCCATGGACAAAGACAGCTTTTCTG ATCCGTTTGCACACGTGTCCTTCCTGCACCTGAGTAAAACCACAGAGAAGCTGAAGTCCACGCTGAACCCCACCTGGGACCAGACCCTGATCTTCAACGACCTGGAGATCTACGGGGACCCTCAGAGTATGGCCCGCGACCCCCCCAAAGTGGTGCTGGAGTTCTACGACTATGACCAAGTG GGTAACGATGAGCTGCTGGGCCGGACGGTGTTCCCTCCCCTGGTTGAGCTGAGCTCCAACAGGGACCGGACCCCCAAGCTGCTGTGGTACCCCATCATGCAGAAGGGTCACAGGGCAGGGGAGGCCCTGCTGGCTGCCGAGCTCATCCTCAAAGACAAG AATGCTCCGATAGAccttcctctggttcctccaaTGAGATCTCTGAACCTCTACATGGTCCCGCAGGGGATACGACCTGTAGTGCAGCTCACCGCTGtggag ATCCTGGTGTGGGGGCTGCGCAACATGAAGCCCTACGAGCTGGCGGCCGTGGCCTCccccagcctggtggtggagtgtGGGGGTCAGAGGGTGGAGTCGGCCGTCATCAGGAACATGAAGAAGAGCCCCAACTTCCCCAGCTCCGTGCTCTTCATACAAGTG TACCTGCCCAAGGATGAGATGTACACGCCGCCCATCGTGCTGAAGGTGATCGACCACCGGCCGTTCGGCAGGAAGCCGGTGGTGGGCCAGTGCACCATCTCGTCCCTGGAGCGCTTCCGCTGCGACCCCCACGTCATCACCGCCGAGGGCAGCATGGCCAACAAGA TGTCTCTGATGTCCTCTACTGCCCCTCATCTTTCCATCTCCATGGACGAGAACAGGCCACTGCTAGAGGCTCAG TTTATGCACAGTATGTCAGCCGCACTCGACAAAATGGCGACCCCTGCTTCCCATTTT GAGAAGGAGACGGAGGACTGGTGGAGTAAGTTCTACGCGTCCATGGGAGATCGGGAGCGATGTGGAGAGTACTTGCAGAAGGGATACGACACGCTGGAG GCGTACGACAACGAACTGGAGGACCTGCCGGAGTTCAACGGGCTGACGGACTTCTGCGACACCTTCAAGCTGGAGCGAGGCAAGAAGCAGAGCAAGGACAGCGACCCCGACGTGGTGGGCGAGTTCAAG GGCTCCTTCAGGGTGTACCCCCTGTCTGATGACCCCGGGGTGATGGCTCCGCCCAGGCAGTTCAGAGAGCTGCCCGACAGCGGGCCGCAGGAGTGTCTGGTGCGGGTCTACATCATCAGGGCCATAGACCTGCAGCCCAAAGACAACAACGGCAGG TGTGATCCATACATTAAGATAACCCTCGGGAGGAACAGAATCGACGACAGTGACCACTACGTCCCAAACAACACCAACCCTGTGTTTGGAAA GATGTTTGAGATGTCGTGCTACCTGCCTCAGGAGAAGGACCTGAAGATCTCCGTGTACGACTACGACCTCCTGACCCGGGACGAGAAGGTGGGCGAGACGGTGATAGACCTGGAGAACCGCTTCCTGTCCCGGTTCAACTCCTACTGCGGCCTTCCCCAGACCTACTGCAT ATCTGGGGTCAACCAGTGGCGGGACCAGATGAAGCCGTCTCAGATCCTGGACAATGTGGCCCGTCTCAAAGGTCTGTCCAAACCCAGGACTGAGGACAACGGCAACACGCTCACCTTCATGGGCAGAGACTACACCCTGGCCGAGTTTG AGGCCAACAAGGAGGTGCACCAGCACCTGGGCCCGGCCCGCGAGCGCATGTGTCTGCACGTGCTCAGAACCCAGGGGCTGGTCCCGGAGCACGTTGAGACCCGGACCCTGTACAGCAGCTTCCAGCCCTCGCTCTCCCAG GGACGACTCCAAATGTGGGTGGACGTCTTCCCCAAGAGCCTGGGCGTGCCCGGCCCTCCCTTTGACATCACCCCACGCAAGGCCAAGAA AAACATCCTGCGGGTCATCGTGTGGAACACCACCGACGTCACCCTTGATGAGACGAGCATCACCGGAGAGCACATGAGTGACATCTACGTCAAGGG CTGGATGCCAGGCATGGAGGAGGAAAAGCAGAAGACGGACGTCCACTACAGGTCACTGGACGGCGACGGGAACTTCAACTGGAGGTTCATCTTCAACTTTGACTACCTGCCCGCGGAGCAGCTCTGTCTGGTCTCCAAGAAG GAACATTTCTGGAATCTTGACAAATCAGAGTTCAGGATTCCTCCCAAGTTGATCGTTCAGATATGGGACAACGACAAGTTCTCATTGGACGATTACTTGG GTGTGGTGGAGCTGGACCTGCGCTCCCTGATCCCTCCCGCCAAGACGCCAGAGAAGTGCAGCATGGAGATGATGGAGCGCGGCCCGGACAAGAGCAAGTCTCAGCAGGCCCAGTCTCAGCAGGCCCAGTCTCTGCTGGCCCAGAAGTCGGTGCGCGGCTGGTGGCCCTGCACCATCGACAAGGACGGCAAGAAGGAGCTGGGC ggcAAGGTGGAGATGACGCTGGAGATCGTGGGTGATGAGGATGCCGATGAGAAACCGGCTGGAAAGGGCCGGGATGAGCCCAACATGAACCCCAGACTAGAACCCCCCAA TCGGCCAGACACCTCGTTCTTCTGGTTCACCAGCCCCTGCAAGGCGATGAAGTTCATCGTGTGGCGCCGCTTCAGATGCCTCTTCATCATGCTGATCCTCCTGGTTATCGTGGGGCTCTTCCTCGGAATCCTCCTGTACTCCTTGCCG AACTACATTTCGATGAAGATAGTTAACCCAATGGGTTAA